Within the Capsicum annuum cultivar UCD-10X-F1 unplaced genomic scaffold, UCD10Xv1.1 ctg77566, whole genome shotgun sequence genome, the region TAACTGTAGAAATGGAGTCATCTAAAGAGACAGGTTGTCGAGCTCCAGAAGACCCCGTCCTCTGCATCAATGACTGTGATTTTTTCGGTAGTGCTGCTACGATGAATATGTGTTCCAAGTGTCAAAAGGACATGATACTACTGAAGCAGGAACATGCAAAGCTTGCAGCTGCATCCAGCAAAGACGTCGTATGCAGAAACTCAAGCGGCGATGAATCAGAACTTGCTCTTGCAGGTGCCGCGATTGCATCTGCAGATTTAGCCTCTCAGATTTCACAATTGAAGTCAAAAGAAGGTTTGAAAAAGTGTACAGCTTGTCGTAAGCGTGTGGGATTAACGGGGTTCAGTTGCAAATGTGGTGATCTTTTTTGTGCAGTTCATCATTATTCAGACAAACACAACTGCCCGTTTGATTATAGGAATGCTGGTCAGAATGCAATAGCAAAAGCAAATCCTATCATCGTAGCAGAAAAGCTTAATAAGATCTAACAAGCACCTATCGAAAGGTTGTATGAACTGAAGCAATGTCCATCTTTCGATAAGTTGGCCTCGTCTTACAGGGTGACGATGAAAGTTTTGCGTGGGGGTGGGGGGTACTCTAGAGCCTAGATAATCTTGGTGTGTAAGTTTTTTATGATCTTTGTGCACATTTTCATGGAATTTGTTCTTGTTTTGTCCCCATTTCTGGGCTCCTTGTCTAGTATAATATGCATAATGTAGGTCATCTTGATGAATTTC harbors:
- the LOC124894807 gene encoding zinc finger A20 and AN1 domain-containing stress-associated protein 8-like, with the translated sequence MESSKETGCRAPEDPVLCINDCDFFGSAATMNMCSKCQKDMILLKQEHAKLAAASSKDVVCRNSSGDESELALAGAAIASADLASQISQLKSKEGLKKCTACRKRVGLTGFSCKCGDLFCAVHHYSDKHNCPFDYRNAGQNAIAKANPIIVAEKLNKI